In a single window of the Victivallis lenta genome:
- a CDS encoding MlaD family protein: MANDSFQKIKIGLFVIGGLALLIAILFFLGMTDIFTNKATVQTFFSESVQGLTVGSAVKYRGVPIGNVTKISIRVTDKLVQVDMAVELEHFVSGGEKGQQRSDFRRFFQSELEQGMRCRLEYAGITGMRYIDFDYFATPGQTLPEPPAGMLEPGTLYIPAVPSPFRDILKAIGTSLDRISRIRFEEISDGLERSLSELSGLLGDPALKSTIVRINDAAENLELGSRTLSRVFSEERLNRLMTVLEEDLDNVNKLTGQLIRETRDAKLPESAAAFRDASNAISFSQDELANTLTKLNQTLDALTELADSLSADPSSIVSGKKKPQFKGE, from the coding sequence ATGGCAAACGATTCCTTTCAGAAAATCAAAATCGGACTTTTCGTGATCGGCGGCCTCGCGCTTCTGATTGCGATCCTCTTCTTCCTCGGCATGACCGACATCTTCACGAACAAGGCGACGGTGCAGACCTTCTTCAGCGAGTCCGTGCAGGGGTTGACCGTCGGATCGGCGGTCAAATACCGCGGCGTGCCGATCGGCAATGTGACGAAAATCTCGATCCGCGTCACCGACAAGCTCGTGCAGGTCGACATGGCGGTCGAGCTCGAGCATTTCGTCAGCGGCGGGGAAAAGGGGCAGCAGCGCAGCGACTTCCGGCGCTTCTTCCAATCCGAGCTCGAGCAGGGGATGCGCTGCCGGCTCGAATACGCCGGAATCACCGGAATGCGCTACATCGACTTCGACTATTTCGCGACGCCCGGGCAGACGCTGCCCGAGCCGCCGGCCGGAATGCTCGAACCCGGAACGCTCTACATTCCGGCGGTGCCGTCGCCGTTCCGCGACATCCTGAAGGCGATCGGAACCTCGCTCGACCGCATCTCGCGGATTCGTTTCGAGGAGATTTCGGACGGGCTCGAACGAAGCCTTTCGGAACTCTCCGGGCTGCTCGGCGACCCGGCGCTCAAATCGACCATCGTGCGCATCAACGACGCGGCGGAAAATCTGGAGCTCGGCAGCCGCACCCTCTCCCGCGTATTCAGCGAAGAGCGGCTGAACCGCCTCATGACGGTGCTGGAAGAGGATCTCGACAACGTCAACAAGCTGACCGGCCAGCTGATCCGGGAGACGCGCGACGCGAAGCTGCCGGAGAGCGCCGCCGCGTTCCGCGACGCATCGAACGCAATCTCCTTCAGCCAGGATGAGCTTGCCAACACGCTGACCAAGCTGAACCAGACGCTCGACGCGCTGACCGAGCTGGCGGACTCCCTGTCGGCCGATCCGAGTTCGATCGTCTCCGGCAAGAAGAAACCGCAGTTCAAAGGCGAATAA
- a CDS encoding Minf_1886 family protein, with protein MDAADIKAKIEAIMREEPRFAEEAYAFVANAVTFTVGRLPAHRHVSALELLGGVRDYAREEFGVLAYEVLYEWGIRSASDVGRIVYLLIGSGLLSASKDDAPEDFDIEFKLADPPADAAAPAAKLPKID; from the coding sequence ATGGACGCGGCGGATATCAAAGCGAAAATCGAGGCGATCATGCGGGAGGAGCCCCGTTTCGCCGAAGAAGCGTACGCCTTCGTGGCGAACGCCGTGACCTTCACGGTCGGCCGGCTGCCGGCGCACCGGCACGTTTCGGCGCTTGAACTGCTCGGCGGCGTCCGCGATTACGCCCGGGAGGAGTTCGGCGTGCTGGCTTACGAAGTGCTGTACGAGTGGGGAATCCGCAGCGCCTCCGACGTCGGGCGGATCGTCTACCTGCTGATCGGTTCCGGGCTGCTCTCCGCGTCGAAGGACGATGCGCCGGAGGATTTCGACATTGAATTCAAGCTGGCCGATCCTCCCGCCGACGCCGCCGCTCCGGCGGCGAAGCTGCCCAAAATCGATTGA